Genomic DNA from Streptococcus uberis:
CCGTGCAGATACCATTGAAGAATTAGCTGAGCAACTCAATATGGAACCAGGTGTTCTCTCTGAAACCATTACCAACTATAACAAATACGTCGACCAAGGATATGACCCAGAATTCCATAAAGGCGCTTTTGATTTGAAAGTTGTTAAAGCACCATTTTATGCAACACCTCGCAAACCAGCTGTCCACCATACAATGGGTGGTTTGAAAATTGATACACATGCTCATGTTATTAATCTTCAAGGACAAGTTATTCCAGGCTTATATGCAGCAGGAGAAGTAGCAGGAGGCCTTCACGCTGGTAACCGACTCGGTGGCAATTCCTTAACAGATATCTTCACTTTTGGACGCATTGCAACAGAAACGGCCATAAAAGAGCACTGCTAAAAAAGAAGAAGAATACAAAGAACAGTCTATCAACTGTTCTTTTTTTCTGAAAATTGTAACCTTCTTAACACCCATATGGTCAGGAGAAATGATATACTAAGAAAGAGAAAATGACCTTTCGAAAGGAGCAAATCAATGGCTATAAGAGATGTATTATCCCATTTGAACGACATTAAAGACTGGCAAGAAGAAAGCTATAAACACCTTCATAGTCATCCTGAACTCTCTATGCAAGAAAGAGAAACGGTTGCCTATATCGAAGACAAATTGAAGACATTTGGCTATGAGACACAGAAAATTGGTGGCGGACTTGTTGGTATTTTAGAGAATGGTCCAGGAGAAACAGTCCTTTTTCGAGCAGATATCGACGCTCTCCCTGTTAAAGAAGAAACGGGATTAGACTATGCCTCAACTGTTGAAACAACGGATTTGGATGGCAATCATGTGCCTGTCATGCATGCGTGTGGTCATGATATGCATATAGCGGCTGCTCTAGGGGTTGCTTGGGCACTTGCCAATCATAAGGAAGAATGGACAGGAACCTATATTGCACTCTTCCAACCAGGAGAAGAAATTGCGGCTGGAGCAAAGTCAATGCTCGAAGATGGGCTACTTGAAAAAATACCACATCCAGATATTGCTTTAGCACAACATGTTCTAACTGAGCCAGTGGCTGGAAAAGTTGGAGTCATGTCAGGCCCCTTCCTATCAACCGCAGCATCTGTAAAAATTGTTATTAAGGGCAAAGGAGCTCATGGCTCAATGCCACATATGAGTATTGATCCAATTGTTATTGGTTCAGCAATTGTTACAAGACTTCAAACCATTGTTGCAAGAGAAGTTGATCCTTTTCAATTTGCTGTTGTCACAGTTGGTGCTTTCAATGCTGGCTTAAAAGCTAATATCATCCCTGAAGAAGCAACTCTTCTCTTAAATATAAGAGCCTATAGTGATCAGGTAAAAGAACAATTAATTGATGCCATTGAACGAATAGCTCGCGCAGAATGCCAAGCAGGAAATTGTCAAGAAGCACCTCTTATTGAAGTGTATGATAATTTCCCACTGACAGACAACTCTCCAGAAGTGGTTGAAAAAGTAAAAGTCTCCTTCGAGAATTATTTAGGAACAGAACAGGTCGTCAGCTATCATCCAATGACAGCTTCAGAAGACTTTAGTGCTATTCCTAGAGCTTTAAAAATTCCGTATTTTTATTGGGGATTTGGTGGTTTTACAGAGGATCAAGCTGTATTTGCTAATCATAATCCGAAGTTTGCCCCGGCTATCCACCCTACTCTTGAAACGGGTACCAAAGCTGCTGTTGTAGCTATCTTAACATATCTAGGTAAGTAAAGGTCATGACTGAAAAATATAATAAATATGTGGTAAAAGTAGCAACTTTAGCTGGCATTACCATGTTAGAATCCAACGCGGAATGTTACCGCGTTGAAAATACGGTTTCGCGTATTTTACAAATTACCAAACAACCCATTACAGAGGTTTTTGCGAATACAACAGGTCTTTTTATTACATTGGATGGACCTGATTTTGATGAGCCCATCACCTTAATTAAACGTATCACCAAAAGAGATACAAACCTAAGGAAAATTCATCATGTCAATCAAATCTCAAGAGATTTAACATCCAATACCATTAGCATTGAAGATGCTCATCAAAAAATGGTGACTATTGATCAACGAAATTACACTAAAAAAACAATTTCCTTATCAACCATTTTATTAGTTTTATCTTTTGCCGTCTTATTAGGGGGAGGTAAAATTGAGATTGCCCTTTCTTTTGTAGCAGCACTAATCCTTTTGTCTACATATCAAATGAAGGAGAAGCTCCAGTTAAATGACTTTATTTTTGGGACCTTATCAACCTTATTTGTAGCCATGATTATTCCTATTTTAATGCATTTATGGCAAGCCCAATCAGCCTCTTTTGATACAGTCATCATCTCTGTCCTAATGCCCCTTTTTCCGGGAACCGCTTTCACCAATGGTTTTAGGGATTCCTTTAAAGGCGATTATGGAGCAGGTTTGAGTAAGATTGTTGAAGCACTCGTTATTGCTGTTAGTTTAGGAGTCGGAGTTGCTATGGGATTATTTATTGCAAAGGGGATAATATCATGGCTATGATTTTTCAAATACTAGGTGCTTATGTGGCAACCGTGACTTCAGGAATTATTTTAGAAATACCGAGACATCTCCGCTTTCAAACCGGCTTTATTGGAGCAGCAGGTTATACCGTTTATCTATTAACTTTACCCTATGTTGATTTAGCAGTAGCAACACTTTTAGGTGGTATTGTCATTGCTCTCTTTTCACAAATAGCTGCAAGGGTCTTAAAATCACCTGTTACCGTTTTTTACATTCCAAGTTATTTCCCACTGGTTCCAGGAGCAGGTGTTTATAAAATAGCTTATTACTACATTCAGGGAAATATTCCCTTATCAGGCAAAAATTTCATTGAATCCATGTTCGTTTCAGGGGCGATTGCTTTATCAGTCTTCTTAGTGGACTCAGCCCTTGAAATTTACACAACAGTTAAAAAGCCAAAAATCAATTAATTGAGATAGGAGGTAAGGATGGGAATTATCAATTACTTGAAACGAAAAGCAGAAAAAAATAACCCTCAAAGAGAAAACTACATTGAAAAACATCGCCTATCTTATCAAAATGAATTGGCAGAGCTAAACCACAATATTGATCAATTAAAATCCACCAAAAGCAAAAACCAAACTAGATTGAGCCTCTTAGAAAAACGTAAAGCACGCGTCGAAAAAATACTGAAACACGATATCTAACCTGAATGATTTAAGGTTGGATATTTTTTATGCTGTTAGTTTCTGGCTAGCATGTCCAATTTATTAGTTCTAATATTTCCTATAACATCTTTCCGAAAAACTATAATTTTCTTGAAAAACATTCAAGGATATGGTATACTACTCTTAAAGAAAAACAATTAATAAGTCATGAGATAAAGGAAAAAACAATGCGACGTGAATTACTGTTAGAAAAAATTGAAGAATACAAAGCAATCATGCCATGGTTTGTTTTAGACTATTACCAATCCAAATTATCTGTGCCTTACAGTTTCACGACCTTATATGAATACCTTAAAGAATACAAACGCTTTTTTGATTGGCTCATTGACTCTGGAATTTCAGATGCTCCCAGAATTGCTGATATAAAGCTAGATGTCTTGGAACATTTGACAAAAAAAGATATGGAATCTTTTATTCTTTATTTGCGTGAAAGACCGTCACTAAACACCTATTCAACAAAATCTGGTCTTTCTCAAACAACCATCAATCGTACCTTATCAGCCCTCTCTAGCCTCTATAAATATCTCACTGAGGAAGTTGAAAACGATCAAGGGGAACCATACTTTTATCGAAACGTTATGAAAAAGGTTGCTACCAAGAAGAAAAAAGAAACCTTAGCCTCAAGAGCAGAAAATATCAAACAAAAGCTCTTTCTAGGTGATGAAACCATGGAGTTTCTCGATTATGTAGATTGTGAATATGAAAACAAGCTATCAAATAGAGCAAAATCATCATTCCAAAAAAATAAAGAACGCGATTTAGCCATCATAGCCCTACTTCTGGCTTCTGGCGTCCGACTCTCCGAAGCCGTTAATCTCGACTTAAAAGATGTCAATCTCAAAATGATGGTTATTGAAGTGACTCGAAAGGGTGGGAAACGTGACTCCGTTAACGTAGCATCTTTTGCTAAACCTTACCTTGAGCATTACTTGGAAATCCGTCAGAAACGCTATAAAGCTGACAAGCAAGATCAAGCATTTTTCCTAACGGAGTATCGTGGGGTCCCCAACCGCATTGATGCTTCAAGTATTGAAAAAATGGTGGGCAAATATTCACAAGATTTTAAAATCCGAGTAACTCCTCATAAGTTAAGGCATACGCTTGCTACCAGGCTTTACGATGCCACCAAGTCTCAGGTATTAGTCAGTCATCAACTAGGCCATGCCTCTACACAAGTTACAGATTTATATACCCATATTGTCAATGACGAACAAAAAAATGCCTTAGATAAATTATAAGTTTAGAAGCATTAAATTGACATTGCTATATTTTTACATAATTATAGTTATGCAAAACAAGATGCTAAAAAAATCACTGAGAATCTTCTCAGTGATTTTGTGTTATTCGTGCTCGTTAATGACGGCGTTTATGTACCCCATACTGTTCACGCATTTCAAAACACATTCTGATTTTGCTATCAAAGTAAGGAATAAAGATTCCTTGATTAATCATTTGAGTGATATCATTGTAAGATGCCCATTTAACATCCTGAACTTCATTATCTAGAAAGGTGATATTCTCAATGGTTATGTTTTCAACCACTAAAAAGGTATCATCAAACCCATTGTCAAAATTTATGGTAAAGGCTGGCATTGTTTCAGATAGGTCTAAACTTAATCCTATTTCTTCTTTGACTTCGCGCATTGCAGCTTCTTGGGCAGTTTCACCTGCTAATGCACTGCCACCAACAGTAAGATCCCAATACTCAGGCCATGAGTCTTTATCTTTATGACGTTGCTGAATCAACATTTGCCCCTTATCATTAAAAAGGCAGACATGTACAACTAAATGACGAGCCCCCTCAGGAAAAGCTTGACCTCTAATCATTCTTTGTCCAGTTAGTTGACGTTCTTTCGTATAGATATCCCAATATTCTGTCATTCAAAGTCTCTTTAATGCAGATAGGCTGTCTGAAGTAAGTTTTTTACAGTATCATCCACTTCTTCTACTGAACTTAAACGAAGATTATTGTGCCAGCGATTCTTAGATACTTGTTCATTTTTGGTAATCAGAGGATGATCAATGGCTTGATTGCTCACGATATTCAGATCTAACCATTTCTTTTTTGGGTGAACGCCTAGAAATGCTTTTTCCTTGACCAAATGGAGGCTAGTCTTTTTGACTTCAATCTGGTATGGGCCAAATTGCTCAAGTATCGATAAGATAGTTTCAAGCAATTCGCTGACTGTTTTTTCTTTGTTAACTAGTAAAGGTAGGTAGTCTGACATATTCTTTATTCCTTTTCTTTAATGATGACAAGAGTTCCCTGGTCAATGTGACTCTGTATGGTGATAGCTAAATGTAGCTGCTCTAATACGGTTCTAGTCATGTAGAGACCAAGGCCAGAGGCTTTCTGTAATTCATGACCATTAAAACCTGTGAATCCCTCATCGAATAAGCGAGGTAAATCTTCCTCTAGTATTCCAATACCTTCATCTGATATCTCTATACTTTTTTTGTTTAAACGGATGCTTATATGACCACCGTGATGAGAATATTTAATAGCGTTATCGAGAAGCTGCGTGAGAGCAAAACTGAGCCATTTTTTATCACTTGTCATTGTAGCATCCCCACTTATGCTGATACTTATTTCTTTTGCGATGCAGACGGGACTCATTTGTTTAATGATTGCATTAAATAAAGCTCTTAAATCTATTTTTTCAAATCTAAAATCATCTTGATGTTGGCTAAATTTTATATAATTTAGAAGTCGATTTAAATAATTCTCCAGCCGCATAACCTGTGTTTTTACTAATAATGGATTATATTCTTGGGTTTGACTCATTAAAGATAAGGCTGATAAGGGTAATTTCATTTGATGGGACCATATTTTAATAAAGGTATCTTGCTTTTTTCTATTTTCTTTTTCCAACTGTAATTTTTGATTCTCTAGATTCAGTCTCTTTTTTAGGAGATTTTGATAAGCTAGATCAGTTGGTGATGTTAATGCTTTTAATTGATTTACATAAATATATTCTTGTAAAAAAATCATTTTTTTGCGGAATTGCCAAAATTTCCAAATGGAATAAAGCAATAAAAATGTAAGAGATGTTAGACTTGCAATAAGAAAATAATATAAAGGTAGTTGGTAGAGTGCAAAGACCAATAAGTTTAAGAGGTATAAAATAAGAAATTGAAAATACCATCCTTGATATTCTTTGAAAAATTGACCTATCATTTGATTATATAGCCTACTCCTCTCACAGTGTGAATACTTTCGAAGCCAATCTCCACTAATTTTTTTCGTAACCTCGCCATATTTACATTCAAGGTATTATGATCAATATATTGATCACTATCCCAAAGTGTCATTAGCAGTTCTTCTTTAGTAACAATCTTTTCTCTTCTTTTTAATAAAAGAGCAAACAACTTGTGTTCGGTCAGGGATAATTGGAGTTTTTCCTTTCCGTTTGTAAAGGTACCGTCGAAGTGTAGACTATAATTTTCAAATTCTAAATGATCCGAAGAAAATTCCATAGACCGACGTAAAAAAGCTGCTATTTTAGCATCTAAGATGGTCAACGAAAATGGTTTTGTGATAAAATCGTCCCCGCCCATATTTAAGGCCATAACCGTATCCATTTCGTCAGTTGAACTTGAGATGAAAATAATAGGTACCTTTAAATGTTTTCGAATTTCTGTTGTCCAATAAAAACCATTATAAAAAGGAAGAGTGATATCCATTAAAATGAGATCTGGATCAAGAGCTAGCACCTCATTTTTAATATCACGAAAATTGCTGACACAGGTAACTTGATAAGAATGTGCCAAATGTTTTTTTAATAATTCTTGTATGGTTTTATCATCTTCAACCATATAAATTTTTGGAAAACTTGTCATACCCCCATTTTAACAGAAAAGCAGCGAAAAAACTCGCTACTTCTTCTACCTTTCAATAATTTTATAATATGTTTTACTGGTCAGTTTGTAAATGACATAATAGATTAGAATAATAAGGCTAATTGTAAGGGCACTGACATTGTAAATCATATGAACATCAGTCACACCAAAGAGTAATAACATTTGTTTGATCATAACCATAGCTGCACTAAAATGCAAAATAGCAAGTGATATGGGCATAAAGAAGACCACTAATAATTGAGAATTGATTGCTTTTTTGATTTGGTCAATACTCATACCGACCTCTTGTAAAATGGTATAGGATTTTTTATCTAAATGCCCTTCTGTGTACTGCTTGTAATAAATGATTAATGCGGCACCTAATATGAAACTTAGTCCTAATAGAAATCCAGTGAAAAGGAATCCCCCAGTAATGACATAATAGTCTTTCTGGAAATTCTCTTTTCGTTCATAGTATGCTAGATAATCTTTACCATGACTGATAGCTACTGAATTTGGATCTGCAATGCTCTTCATTTCTTTTTCAGATAATTCTGCTAAAACTGTTAAGTCTGAAGTGATATTTGCTTTCATACCTGAATGTTTATTAAAACTATCAATAATCTGGCGCATTATCTTGAGGTCCTTTACGACCATGATCGTTGGGTTATAGGTATTTGCGATTTCTGGCAATTTTGCAGTTTTAAGATTTTTAACAACGTGATAGTTTTTACCAAAGATAGAAATTTCATTTAAATGACTAGTGTTTTTTTGTTGGAAAAAAATCATTTGATTATCCTTCAAAGTTGGAACAGTATTTCCTAAGGCTCTAAAATCCTTTTCAGGGATAATAAAACTATTGGTCAGTGTTTTAAAGTTAGGGTTTTGAAGGCTTTTTTTTGTAATGGCAATTTTTTTATCATTATCATTGTTAAAGTTTACCATTGCGCTAGTATAGCTTATATAATCACTTTCACGTAACTGTAATTTAGGCAATATCAGTTCTTGAAATTGTTTTTGATGATTAAGATCATTTGGATTATCAAAGGTAATCTTAGTATTTTTTGGGAACAGCTGATTTAACTGAGATTCTGAGTTAGTATATAATGCTGTAGATGTTGCTATGGCAACAAAAGCCATGACAGCTAATATGGTGATATTGGCAAGGCCGACTGCATTTTGTTTCATACGAAAAATCATTTGTGCTGTTGTGATGAAATGCTTAGGTTGATAATAGTATCTTTTATTTTGTCTTTTTCTCTTAAGATACCAAGTCATAAAGGAAATATAAAAGAGGTAGGTTCCTATGATAACGAAAATCACTGCAATGAAAAATCGATAAATAACGGCCATGGCTGCAATTTTTGTTGAGGACAGTGATAAATAATAACCAAAACCAATAGATAGGAGTGCTAAAGCAGCTAAGAGCTTATTGCCACGTGGTTCTACTTCTCCTTGTTCTTGATCTCTAAACAGTAATAATGGTGACGATTTGCCAATCTTAACCATTCCAATGATTTCAAGGAGGAGAAAAATAAACCCAAAGAGTACAATTGTTATTAGAAAGGCAATGAAGTTAATATGCAACCTAAGGTCTTGATAGTGAAGGAGGTTTGCAAAAATCAGATAAAAAAGATGGGAAAAAATCCCAGAAAAGAGACTCCCCAAACCAATCACACCTAAATAAGTGATTAAGAGTTCATAACTAGCAACAAGACCTACTTGCTTTTTTGTCATACCTAGTACAGTGTATAACCCAAATTCACGACTCCTTTGCTTTATAAAAAAGAGATAAGAGTAGATTTCCATAATAGTAGCAAAAATAAGGAGGACAACTGAAGCCAACAATAACAGTATTTTACCATTTTGCATATTTTCTGAAACCGGGCCGGTAAGGAGTATCATAACAATTGTATTTAGCATAAATAAGACAATACTCGCTAAGATAAAAGGGACAACAACTTCTTTTGTTTTTTTGAGATTGTTCCATGCCATTTTGAGATAAAACATCTTATTCACCTCCTAGCAAGCCTGCCATGGCTAAAGAAATATCTTTACTAAATTCCATATTTGTCCGATTTCCTCGATGCATTTGATGATAAATTCGACCATCCTTAATGAAGAGTACACGTTTTGCATGGCTAGCAGCATTGGCCGAATGGGTAACCATTAGCAGGGTTTGTCCGTCAAGATTAATGTCTTCAAAAAGGTTTAGTAGGTCCTCTGAGTTTCGATAATCTAAAGCTGCTGTAGGTTCATCAGCTAAAAGGAGTTTAGGATTGGTGATCAAACTTCTAGCAATGGCTACTCTTTGTTTTTGGCCCCCTGATATTTCAAAGGGTCTTTTTTCTAATAGCTCTTGAATTCTTAATTTGGGAGCTAATTGTTGCAAACGACTTTCCATTTCCTTTATAGATTTACGAGCTAAAACCAGTGGTAAAAAAATATTGTCTTTGATCGACAGGGAATCTAGAAGATGAAATTCCTGAAAAACAAATCCCAAATTCTCTAGTCGAAATTGTGCTAGTTTTTTGTCTTTAATTTGAGTTATATCTTGACCATTTAGTATGACTGAACCACTTGTTGGTTTTTCAAGAGTAGCTAAAATATTGAGTAAGGTTGTTTTACCAGAGCCAGACTCACCCATTATTGCAATAAATTCACCAGATTCAACTTTAAAATCAACATCTTGTAATGCCCTTGTCTCTTCTTTTGAAAATCTTGTGCGATAAACTTTTTCTAAATGCTGTATATCTAATAACATGTCATTCTCCTTACACTATTATAACTTATTTTACTTGACCAGATAGCCATTTTTGGGCATCTTCAAGGGCTGTACTTGATACTTGGTCAGGGATAATAGGTTGATTCTCATAGCTTTGCCCATTTCGATCAATGGTTTTGGCGATACTAAGCATCATTTCAGCTCCATCATATAATGGAAAGGTCATATTTACCGTCGTATAAGAAGCTGAATTGACACCAAAATAACGTGTTTTTTCCATACCTTTAAATGATAAGGCAACCATTTCAGCAGAGGATGCTGTTTTTCCATTAATGACTAGTGCAATTGGTACTTTTTGTTTATGAATAGCCTTTTGCAATTTGATTTTGGCTTGATTTTTGAGCTTATTCTTGGCTAAGAGGTAATCTGTTTTTTGCTGATACTTATCTTGACTTGAAAAGAGTTTGCCGTCAGGTAACAAGGAAGACAAGCCTATTAGCATGGGTGCCATATTGCCTCCGCCATTATTGGCTAAATTGATAATGACAGCCTTGTAGTGATCATAAGATAAATGATTGTTGAGGGCATCAGCATATTTTGCCATTTCCTTGGGATCACTTCCTAGAAATTCAGGTAAGGTGACAAGTAAAGTCTGTTGTTCCAGCATTTTTACTGTAGGTAGCTGTTTTTTTGCCTTGGTTTGACTTATTTCTTGCTTGGATTGGATAAAGGAATGTTTACCTCCAGCTTCTTTAACCACCTTTGATAGAACTTTTCTAGCTTGGCTATATGTGGAAACTGTTTTGAGTTCTTTTTCAGCTGAATTTTTTGCTTTATTCCAGTCATCCCCCTGAGCGTAGAGCCCTATACTATCCATTTGCTTCAAGGCTATTTGTCCATAGGTTCTAGGACTCGGAGGAATTAGATAGAAATTGGATTTAGGGCCTAGATAAAGGACTGCTCCTATAAGTAATGAAAGTGATAAAGCTAGCGCTGCAAATATTGAATAGACTTTAGACTTTTTCATGGTCTTGTTCCTCTTTCCTTTTAATAAGTTTATTTTACACTTATTGATCAGTTTGAGACTTACATTTAGAAAGTGAAAACTTACAATTTCGTAAGTTTTCACTAAGAGAAACAGAGTTACATCTGATATAATAGATTCAAGAATTGCCTTCTAAGGAGAATACTATGGCTAAATTAAGTAAATTTTCAAAATCGTTAGGGGCCTTTGGGAAAATTATTTCTGTGATTCCTGATACTACCGAATTAATTGGTAAGGGTATGGACAACACTCGTCCAATCATTGAAAAATATATGGATCAAAGGCAAGCACGTCAAGAAAGATTGAGAACTATTGATGATGTTATTAATTTACCCTTAGATCAGGCGAAAGAACACCTTGAAAAACAAGGATTTGTTGTGGCGTCTATACCTGCAAAACCTGATAAAAAATGGTTAACGGCTTCTATTAATGAGGTTGTTTCAATGTCTCCGAGAACTGGTAGGCACCGATTAGGAAGCTTGGTCAAGCTTTATTATGTCACTACTGAAGTCTTAGAAAAAAGTCAATCGTTATTGGATCAAGATAATTTGAAAAAAGTTGAACGCAATCAAAAAATTGCTGATACATTGGAAACAGTTAAACACATCAAAAT
This window encodes:
- a CDS encoding amidohydrolase, with protein sequence MAIRDVLSHLNDIKDWQEESYKHLHSHPELSMQERETVAYIEDKLKTFGYETQKIGGGLVGILENGPGETVLFRADIDALPVKEETGLDYASTVETTDLDGNHVPVMHACGHDMHIAAALGVAWALANHKEEWTGTYIALFQPGEEIAAGAKSMLEDGLLEKIPHPDIALAQHVLTEPVAGKVGVMSGPFLSTAASVKIVIKGKGAHGSMPHMSIDPIVIGSAIVTRLQTIVAREVDPFQFAVVTVGAFNAGLKANIIPEEATLLLNIRAYSDQVKEQLIDAIERIARAECQAGNCQEAPLIEVYDNFPLTDNSPEVVEKVKVSFENYLGTEQVVSYHPMTASEDFSAIPRALKIPYFYWGFGGFTEDQAVFANHNPKFAPAIHPTLETGTKAAVVAILTYLGK
- a CDS encoding threonine/serine exporter family protein, which translates into the protein MTEKYNKYVVKVATLAGITMLESNAECYRVENTVSRILQITKQPITEVFANTTGLFITLDGPDFDEPITLIKRITKRDTNLRKIHHVNQISRDLTSNTISIEDAHQKMVTIDQRNYTKKTISLSTILLVLSFAVLLGGGKIEIALSFVAALILLSTYQMKEKLQLNDFIFGTLSTLFVAMIIPILMHLWQAQSASFDTVIISVLMPLFPGTAFTNGFRDSFKGDYGAGLSKIVEALVIAVSLGVGVAMGLFIAKGIISWL
- a CDS encoding threonine/serine exporter family protein, with the protein product MAMIFQILGAYVATVTSGIILEIPRHLRFQTGFIGAAGYTVYLLTLPYVDLAVATLLGGIVIALFSQIAARVLKSPVTVFYIPSYFPLVPGAGVYKIAYYYIQGNIPLSGKNFIESMFVSGAIALSVFLVDSALEIYTTVKKPKIN
- the xerS gene encoding tyrosine recombinase XerS → MRRELLLEKIEEYKAIMPWFVLDYYQSKLSVPYSFTTLYEYLKEYKRFFDWLIDSGISDAPRIADIKLDVLEHLTKKDMESFILYLRERPSLNTYSTKSGLSQTTINRTLSALSSLYKYLTEEVENDQGEPYFYRNVMKKVATKKKKETLASRAENIKQKLFLGDETMEFLDYVDCEYENKLSNRAKSSFQKNKERDLAIIALLLASGVRLSEAVNLDLKDVNLKMMVIEVTRKGGKRDSVNVASFAKPYLEHYLEIRQKRYKADKQDQAFFLTEYRGVPNRIDASSIEKMVGKYSQDFKIRVTPHKLRHTLATRLYDATKSQVLVSHQLGHASTQVTDLYTHIVNDEQKNALDKL
- a CDS encoding NUDIX hydrolase; the encoded protein is MTEYWDIYTKERQLTGQRMIRGQAFPEGARHLVVHVCLFNDKGQMLIQQRHKDKDSWPEYWDLTVGGSALAGETAQEAAMREVKEEIGLSLDLSETMPAFTINFDNGFDDTFLVVENITIENITFLDNEVQDVKWASYNDITQMINQGIFIPYFDSKIRMCFEMREQYGVHKRRH
- a CDS encoding DUF5655 domain-containing protein; amino-acid sequence: MSDYLPLLVNKEKTVSELLETILSILEQFGPYQIEVKKTSLHLVKEKAFLGVHPKKKWLDLNIVSNQAIDHPLITKNEQVSKNRWHNNLRLSSVEEVDDTVKNLLQTAYLH
- a CDS encoding sensor histidine kinase, whose translation is MIGQFFKEYQGWYFQFLILYLLNLLVFALYQLPLYYFLIASLTSLTFLLLYSIWKFWQFRKKMIFLQEYIYVNQLKALTSPTDLAYQNLLKKRLNLENQKLQLEKENRKKQDTFIKIWSHQMKLPLSALSLMSQTQEYNPLLVKTQVMRLENYLNRLLNYIKFSQHQDDFRFEKIDLRALFNAIIKQMSPVCIAKEISISISGDATMTSDKKWLSFALTQLLDNAIKYSHHGGHISIRLNKKSIEISDEGIGILEEDLPRLFDEGFTGFNGHELQKASGLGLYMTRTVLEQLHLAITIQSHIDQGTLVIIKEKE
- a CDS encoding DNA-binding response regulator encodes the protein MTSFPKIYMVEDDKTIQELLKKHLAHSYQVTCVSNFRDIKNEVLALDPDLILMDITLPFYNGFYWTTEIRKHLKVPIIFISSSTDEMDTVMALNMGGDDFITKPFSLTILDAKIAAFLRRSMEFSSDHLEFENYSLHFDGTFTNGKEKLQLSLTEHKLFALLLKRREKIVTKEELLMTLWDSDQYIDHNTLNVNMARLRKKLVEIGFESIHTVRGVGYIIK
- a CDS encoding ABC transporter permease, translated to MFYLKMAWNNLKKTKEVVVPFILASIVLFMLNTIVMILLTGPVSENMQNGKILLLLASVVLLIFATIMEIYSYLFFIKQRSREFGLYTVLGMTKKQVGLVASYELLITYLGVIGLGSLFSGIFSHLFYLIFANLLHYQDLRLHINFIAFLITIVLFGFIFLLLEIIGMVKIGKSSPLLLFRDQEQGEVEPRGNKLLAALALLSIGFGYYLSLSSTKIAAMAVIYRFFIAVIFVIIGTYLFYISFMTWYLKRKRQNKRYYYQPKHFITTAQMIFRMKQNAVGLANITILAVMAFVAIATSTALYTNSESQLNQLFPKNTKITFDNPNDLNHQKQFQELILPKLQLRESDYISYTSAMVNFNNDNDKKIAITKKSLQNPNFKTLTNSFIIPEKDFRALGNTVPTLKDNQMIFFQQKNTSHLNEISIFGKNYHVVKNLKTAKLPEIANTYNPTIMVVKDLKIMRQIIDSFNKHSGMKANITSDLTVLAELSEKEMKSIADPNSVAISHGKDYLAYYERKENFQKDYYVITGGFLFTGFLLGLSFILGAALIIYYKQYTEGHLDKKSYTILQEVGMSIDQIKKAINSQLLVVFFMPISLAILHFSAAMVMIKQMLLLFGVTDVHMIYNVSALTISLIILIYYVIYKLTSKTYYKIIER
- a CDS encoding ABC transporter ATP-binding protein, with translation MLLDIQHLEKVYRTRFSKEETRALQDVDFKVESGEFIAIMGESGSGKTTLLNILATLEKPTSGSVILNGQDITQIKDKKLAQFRLENLGFVFQEFHLLDSLSIKDNIFLPLVLARKSIKEMESRLQQLAPKLRIQELLEKRPFEISGGQKQRVAIARSLITNPKLLLADEPTAALDYRNSEDLLNLFEDINLDGQTLLMVTHSANAASHAKRVLFIKDGRIYHQMHRGNRTNMEFSKDISLAMAGLLGGE
- a CDS encoding S41 family peptidase; this translates as MKKSKVYSIFAALALSLSLLIGAVLYLGPKSNFYLIPPSPRTYGQIALKQMDSIGLYAQGDDWNKAKNSAEKELKTVSTYSQARKVLSKVVKEAGGKHSFIQSKQEISQTKAKKQLPTVKMLEQQTLLVTLPEFLGSDPKEMAKYADALNNHLSYDHYKAVIINLANNGGGNMAPMLIGLSSLLPDGKLFSSQDKYQQKTDYLLAKNKLKNQAKIKLQKAIHKQKVPIALVINGKTASSAEMVALSFKGMEKTRYFGVNSASYTTVNMTFPLYDGAEMMLSIAKTIDRNGQSYENQPIIPDQVSSTALEDAQKWLSGQVK
- a CDS encoding PASTA domain-containing protein — encoded protein: MAKLSKFSKSLGAFGKIISVIPDTTELIGKGMDNTRPIIEKYMDQRQARQERLRTIDDVINLPLDQAKEHLEKQGFVVASIPAKPDKKWLTASINEVVSMSPRTGRHRLGSLVKLYYVTTEVLEKSQSLLDQDNLKKVERNQKIADTLETVKHIKMPFGKK